One part of the Bdellovibrio bacteriovorus genome encodes these proteins:
- a CDS encoding putative Na+/H+ antiporter, whose amino-acid sequence MTYTTIELIGTILFGLAVIHTFMVGRILAWSHHFPKDSLWSNFLHLLGEIEAVFAIWAALFMAIFISLEGWTSAMDYQSNLNFIEPFFIFAIMVVCSTRPVLAAGRKGILFISSLIQKVFRTPAVLTDIFVVLILGPLSGSFITEPAAMTVTAFMLNSMLQKESSKLIYGLIAVLFVNISIGGALTPFAAPPILMVAGKWNWDFTFVMSNFGWKSAIAVVINTALLIAVFRKQLSEGCITLREVETRLAGSQAAIPVPVTLVHLLFLTGIVVTAHYQNAFMGIFLLFLGVAAVTQRYQDSLRLKESLLVAMFLGGIIQFGAFQKWWLAPLLGSMSDLLLFKGAVGLTAITDNAALTYLGSQVEGLSDSSKYALVAGAIAGGGLTIIANAPNAAGYSILSHKFPGGIKPLNLLVAALVPTTVAVVCLWLL is encoded by the coding sequence ATGACATACACAACGATTGAACTCATCGGAACAATTCTATTTGGTTTGGCAGTCATTCACACCTTTATGGTGGGGCGAATTTTAGCCTGGTCTCATCACTTCCCCAAAGATTCACTATGGAGCAACTTCCTGCACCTGCTGGGGGAGATTGAGGCGGTTTTTGCCATCTGGGCCGCCTTGTTCATGGCCATCTTTATCAGCCTGGAGGGCTGGACATCGGCTATGGATTATCAGAGCAATCTGAACTTTATTGAACCGTTCTTTATTTTTGCCATCATGGTGGTGTGCTCGACGCGCCCGGTGCTGGCGGCGGGACGCAAGGGGATTTTGTTCATTTCTTCCCTGATTCAAAAAGTCTTCCGCACACCGGCGGTTTTGACAGATATATTTGTCGTGCTGATTCTGGGGCCGCTCAGTGGCAGTTTTATCACTGAGCCTGCGGCAATGACAGTGACGGCGTTTATGCTGAATTCGATGCTGCAGAAAGAAAGCAGCAAGTTGATTTATGGCCTGATTGCCGTCTTGTTCGTGAATATTTCCATCGGCGGGGCGCTGACTCCGTTTGCCGCGCCTCCGATTCTGATGGTGGCGGGGAAATGGAACTGGGACTTTACCTTTGTCATGAGTAACTTTGGCTGGAAGAGTGCGATCGCGGTTGTGATCAACACCGCTCTTTTGATTGCGGTCTTCCGCAAGCAGTTGAGCGAGGGGTGTATCACTTTGCGTGAGGTGGAAACTCGTCTGGCGGGTTCGCAGGCGGCGATTCCTGTGCCGGTGACCTTGGTGCACTTGTTGTTCCTGACAGGGATTGTGGTGACTGCGCACTATCAGAATGCCTTTATGGGGATCTTCCTTTTGTTCCTGGGGGTGGCTGCGGTGACCCAGCGCTATCAGGATTCTTTGCGTTTGAAAGAAAGTCTGCTGGTGGCCATGTTCCTGGGCGGTATCATTCAGTTTGGCGCTTTCCAGAAGTGGTGGCTGGCGCCCTTGCTGGGCAGCATGAGTGATCTTTTGTTGTTTAAAGGTGCTGTGGGATTGACAGCGATCACCGACAACGCGGCTTTGACTTATCTCGGGTCCCAGGTGGAAGGATTGAGTGATTCCAGCAAATACGCGCTGGTGGCCGGGGCAATCGCCGGGGGGGGATTGACGATCATAGCCAACGCGCCGAATGCGGCCGGTTATTCTATTCTAAGCCACAAATTCCCGGGTGGGATCAAGCCTTTGAATCTTCTTGTTGCTGCTTTGGTGCCCACAACTGTGGCCGTTGTTTGTTTATGGCTGTTGTAA
- a CDS encoding PAS domain S-box protein, with translation MESRYEALFELSNDMIGVFGEDWRPTKLNNVWSEVLGWSHEELMQIPFNELIHPEDVKNIVSRYEKIRKGDVLRNFLLRYRCKDGHYKFLSWNYQFDPVTNEALCVVKDTTPQKIFTEISGQANAEAPIGTWSIDLTTGKHFWSRALYDIFEVDPDTYDLDRLRGFEMIAEKDRSLMMETHRRLMEQGTDYDVEVTVCSGKGRVFPARVMGTALRQEGRIVQIYGLMYDVAQRRHVEKELRYQQFLLRMFLQSSPAIVYVKDLQGRYLLVSPTFENLVGKRSVELVGKTDAQIFGVEDARRFSDSDNQLIQEQQPRSYEEKLTFHDGSQKYYLSEKFPLRDEDGHLIAIAGVSTDITELHRYQQELERAKEAAEAGTRAKSEFLANMSHEIRTPMNSIMGMSELLLDTELSPDQRQFVTILTRASSSLLNLINDILDLSKIESGLMVIEKVPFSVRESVRRALELLMIRAVEKKLDLKLEIDPQVPEKILGDATRFQQVLINLIGNGLKFTTHGEVRVQLKVNGHQLWVGVKDTGIGMAPEQMQGLFTRFSQGDSSITRRFGGTGLGLSISKQLVEKMGGTIGVTSEIGHGSVFYFTLPLGSK, from the coding sequence ATGGAATCTCGTTACGAAGCCCTCTTTGAATTGTCCAATGACATGATTGGTGTCTTTGGCGAAGACTGGCGTCCGACAAAACTGAATAATGTTTGGTCGGAAGTTTTGGGATGGTCCCATGAAGAGTTGATGCAAATTCCTTTCAATGAGTTGATTCATCCCGAAGACGTCAAAAACATTGTCAGTCGTTATGAAAAAATCAGAAAAGGGGATGTGCTCCGCAACTTCCTGCTGCGCTATCGCTGCAAGGATGGTCACTATAAATTCCTGTCCTGGAACTATCAGTTTGATCCGGTCACCAACGAGGCTCTGTGTGTTGTCAAGGATACGACTCCGCAGAAAATCTTCACTGAGATTTCGGGTCAGGCCAACGCCGAGGCGCCGATCGGGACCTGGAGCATAGATCTGACTACAGGCAAACATTTCTGGTCCCGTGCTCTGTATGATATTTTCGAGGTGGATCCGGACACCTATGATCTGGACCGTCTGCGTGGATTTGAAATGATCGCCGAAAAAGACCGCTCCCTGATGATGGAAACTCATCGCCGTCTGATGGAGCAGGGGACGGACTATGACGTGGAAGTGACGGTTTGTTCCGGCAAGGGGCGGGTGTTCCCGGCCCGTGTGATGGGGACAGCGCTGCGGCAAGAGGGGCGCATCGTGCAGATCTATGGTCTGATGTACGACGTCGCCCAACGGCGGCATGTTGAAAAAGAGCTGCGCTATCAGCAGTTTTTGCTGAGGATGTTTTTGCAGTCGTCTCCGGCCATTGTTTACGTCAAGGATTTGCAGGGACGTTACCTGTTGGTCAGTCCAACTTTTGAAAATCTGGTCGGCAAGAGAAGTGTTGAGCTGGTTGGCAAAACAGATGCGCAGATCTTCGGTGTCGAGGACGCACGCAGGTTTTCCGATTCAGACAACCAGTTGATTCAAGAGCAGCAGCCGCGCAGCTACGAAGAAAAGCTGACCTTCCATGATGGCTCACAAAAATATTATCTGTCAGAAAAGTTTCCGTTGCGGGACGAAGATGGTCATCTAATTGCGATCGCCGGGGTTTCCACCGATATCACCGAGCTGCACCGCTACCAGCAGGAGTTGGAGCGTGCCAAAGAGGCGGCCGAAGCCGGCACTCGTGCCAAGTCGGAGTTCCTGGCCAACATGAGTCACGAAATTCGCACGCCGATGAACTCGATCATGGGTATGTCGGAGCTTTTGCTGGACACGGAGCTCAGTCCTGATCAGCGCCAGTTTGTGACAATTCTGACCCGGGCCTCTTCAAGTCTTTTGAACCTGATTAACGATATTCTGGATCTGTCCAAGATTGAGTCGGGTTTGATGGTGATTGAAAAAGTTCCGTTCAGCGTGCGGGAATCCGTGCGCCGGGCTTTGGAGCTTTTGATGATCCGTGCCGTGGAAAAGAAGCTGGATCTGAAGCTGGAAATCGATCCTCAGGTGCCCGAAAAGATTCTTGGCGATGCCACGCGCTTTCAGCAGGTGCTGATCAATCTGATTGGCAACGGCCTGAAATTCACCACTCACGGCGAGGTGCGGGTGCAATTGAAGGTGAACGGCCATCAGTTGTGGGTTGGGGTTAAGGACACGGGCATTGGCATGGCACCAGAGCAAATGCAGGGGCTCTTTACACGTTTTTCACAAGGGGATTCCTCGATCACGCGCCGCTTCGGTGGCACGGGCCTGGGCTTGAGTATCAGCAAGCAGCTGGTCGAGAAAATGGGCGGAACTATTGGTGTTACCAGTGAAATCGGCCATGGGTCGGTTTTCTACTTTACGCTACCTCTGGGATCAAAATAA
- a CDS encoding ABC transporter transmembrane domain-containing protein codes for MNFFRRLLFTDVMPLVKLAKTKNIEESDLLALPQELNPQHIKVDMQEISWKSPRALLFSLIPALRDFTRPAYIWYLASSVLALLSPVFVNRFIGTISAGVTAETLPTALIYGVALGLCGFLSGLCMQHYFFNSLKAYQVTTNILNERLFKHSLKLSQKSRQKNQVGDIVNHMSSDSDNVSDFPMVFGDLISASFLIIGVVAMLFYYIGWSALAALAVLFILAPLTNYVAKKFTHLDEEMMEHRDRRVTLMTQAMNAIRVVKYFAWEKSVAKEVTEVREKELTSRRRLAKAEVVSSLGYLAVSTLVLFVALAVHAWRGEKLDAAVIFTCISLFGLLEGPFGDLSRLISRATNAKVGARRILDYLNEDEVEISTEERTDGAAVGLQMQHLSLRHDGAVSDVLHDVNVHVPAGSSLAIVGPVGAGKSSLLMSLLGEVSPREGSLRFVPEMPGRPRMAYVPQEAYIVNTSLLENLQFGEEVSKEELRRALHNSCLSRDLKEWSGGLRTEIGEKGVNLSGGQKQRVALARAFLRKPQIVLLDDPLSAVDADTENLLCERLIFGAWKDVTRIVVTHRLEHLAQFDQVIYIQHGRVQGQGTFSELVKTCAPFAEFYKEHGKTQGEGHEVRPAEAAQEAASINTELEAKTTRVTEDEDREVGAVKGSVYWDYISSLGGDGKFTKPLILATLLLGATAATLLPLAQKAWLSYYSGHQAEWVALTAIGIYGLIGVLVLVGSLLNHLFWLDRGIRAGKNMHDKMLKSVLSSPVRFFDSTPVGRIIQRFSRDVESVDVYLQWSFDSAVHCALQVIVSIVLILGLMPLMVFVIAPVMALYYVLQRDYRRPAREVKRFDSVARSPRYAHFKESLQGLVVIRSFNKAPWFMQNFYAKLSHSNRMFYSHYMINRWFSSRIPLVGGLISMATAVGVSLSAYYGVMDAGTAGLVTLYSLSFWGFLNWGVRIFADIESRMTSIERLKFFSNLPGEVSVLKPMPEPLRPTWPEFGEISVEGLKVRYASHLPLVLKGITFKVEAGSRVGIIGRTGSGKSTFFQSLFRFIEAEEGSISIDGVNTASVPLEKLRRSLAIIPQDPTLFMGTIRNNLDRYNEYSDDEVMGALTHASMWDYVQSLPQGMNSAVAEGGLNLSQGQRQLLCLARALLTKARVIVMDEATASVDVQTDALLQKVIRTSFAGVTMLIIAHRLGTIADCDQIVEISAGEVKSIRRPTEFSKEEIEESLV; via the coding sequence ATGAATTTTTTCAGACGTTTGTTGTTCACTGATGTCATGCCATTGGTGAAGTTGGCGAAAACGAAAAATATCGAGGAAAGTGATCTGCTGGCACTGCCGCAGGAACTGAATCCTCAGCATATTAAGGTAGATATGCAGGAAATCAGCTGGAAGTCCCCACGGGCTCTGCTGTTTTCTTTGATCCCCGCTTTGCGTGATTTCACCCGACCTGCTTATATCTGGTATCTGGCCAGCTCCGTTTTGGCGCTGCTGTCACCGGTGTTCGTGAATCGTTTTATCGGGACTATTTCCGCCGGTGTGACAGCAGAGACTTTGCCGACGGCATTGATTTATGGTGTGGCGCTGGGTCTTTGCGGCTTTTTGTCGGGCCTGTGCATGCAGCACTATTTCTTCAATTCTTTGAAGGCCTACCAGGTTACGACCAATATTTTGAATGAGCGTCTGTTCAAGCACAGTTTGAAGCTCAGTCAAAAGTCGCGTCAGAAAAATCAGGTCGGTGATATCGTCAATCACATGAGTTCGGACAGTGACAATGTGTCTGACTTCCCGATGGTGTTTGGTGACTTGATTTCCGCAAGTTTCCTGATCATCGGGGTCGTGGCGATGCTGTTCTATTATATTGGCTGGTCGGCACTGGCGGCATTGGCTGTGCTGTTCATCCTGGCGCCATTAACCAATTACGTGGCGAAAAAATTCACGCATCTGGATGAAGAGATGATGGAACACCGGGACCGCCGGGTGACCCTGATGACTCAGGCGATGAATGCGATCCGCGTGGTGAAGTACTTTGCCTGGGAAAAGAGCGTTGCCAAGGAAGTCACCGAAGTCCGTGAAAAGGAACTGACCAGCCGTCGTCGTTTGGCCAAAGCCGAAGTGGTTTCAAGTCTGGGTTACCTGGCGGTGTCCACGCTGGTCTTGTTTGTGGCCTTGGCGGTGCATGCCTGGCGCGGGGAAAAGCTGGATGCGGCGGTGATCTTCACCTGTATTTCTTTGTTCGGTCTTTTGGAAGGTCCATTTGGTGATTTGTCCCGACTGATCTCCCGTGCAACGAATGCCAAAGTCGGTGCTCGTCGTATTTTGGACTATCTGAACGAGGACGAAGTTGAAATCTCGACTGAAGAGCGCACCGATGGCGCGGCCGTGGGTCTGCAGATGCAGCACCTGAGCCTTCGTCATGACGGGGCTGTTTCTGATGTGCTTCACGATGTGAACGTTCATGTGCCGGCGGGAAGTTCACTGGCCATCGTCGGACCTGTCGGGGCGGGGAAAAGCTCGCTTTTGATGTCGTTACTGGGCGAGGTGTCTCCGCGTGAGGGTTCGTTGCGCTTTGTGCCGGAAATGCCGGGACGTCCGCGCATGGCCTATGTGCCGCAGGAAGCATACATCGTAAATACTTCACTGCTGGAAAACCTGCAGTTCGGTGAAGAGGTTTCCAAAGAAGAGCTGCGTCGCGCTTTGCATAACAGCTGCCTGAGCCGCGACCTGAAAGAATGGTCCGGGGGACTTCGCACTGAGATCGGTGAAAAAGGCGTGAACCTGTCCGGCGGTCAGAAACAGCGTGTGGCCCTGGCCCGCGCGTTCTTGCGCAAACCGCAGATCGTGCTTTTGGATGATCCGTTGTCTGCAGTGGATGCGGATACGGAAAACCTGCTTTGTGAGCGTCTGATTTTTGGCGCCTGGAAAGACGTGACCCGCATTGTGGTCACGCACCGACTGGAGCATTTGGCGCAGTTTGATCAGGTGATCTATATCCAGCACGGACGAGTGCAGGGGCAGGGCACTTTCAGTGAGCTGGTGAAGACGTGTGCACCATTTGCAGAGTTCTATAAAGAGCACGGCAAAACTCAAGGTGAAGGGCACGAAGTGCGCCCGGCCGAAGCCGCTCAGGAAGCCGCGTCCATCAACACCGAGCTTGAAGCCAAAACGACCCGTGTGACCGAAGACGAGGATCGCGAAGTCGGTGCGGTGAAGGGTTCGGTGTATTGGGATTATATCAGTTCTTTGGGGGGTGACGGTAAATTCACCAAGCCATTGATTTTGGCGACGCTGCTTCTGGGAGCAACGGCGGCAACACTTCTGCCTTTGGCGCAGAAAGCCTGGCTTTCTTATTATTCCGGTCATCAGGCCGAGTGGGTGGCGTTGACGGCCATCGGGATTTACGGACTGATTGGCGTGCTGGTGCTGGTAGGTTCATTGCTGAATCACCTGTTCTGGCTGGATCGTGGTATTCGCGCCGGTAAAAACATGCACGACAAAATGCTGAAAAGTGTTTTGAGTTCCCCGGTACGCTTCTTTGATTCGACTCCGGTGGGACGTATTATTCAGCGCTTCTCGCGTGATGTGGAATCGGTGGACGTGTACCTGCAATGGAGCTTTGATTCGGCGGTTCACTGTGCGCTGCAGGTGATTGTATCGATTGTTTTGATTTTGGGTCTGATGCCTTTGATGGTGTTTGTGATTGCTCCGGTGATGGCGCTTTATTATGTGCTGCAACGGGACTATCGCCGTCCAGCCCGTGAAGTGAAGCGTTTTGACAGTGTTGCCAGATCGCCTCGTTATGCCCACTTCAAGGAGAGCCTTCAGGGGCTGGTGGTCATTCGCAGCTTTAACAAGGCGCCATGGTTCATGCAGAATTTCTATGCAAAACTTTCGCACAGCAATCGCATGTTCTATTCACACTACATGATCAACCGCTGGTTCTCTTCGCGCATTCCGCTGGTGGGTGGCCTGATTTCCATGGCGACTGCCGTGGGGGTCAGCTTGTCGGCCTATTATGGAGTGATGGATGCCGGAACTGCCGGCCTTGTGACGTTGTACTCGCTGTCCTTCTGGGGGTTCCTGAACTGGGGTGTTCGTATCTTTGCGGATATTGAATCGCGCATGACATCGATTGAACGTTTGAAGTTCTTCTCGAACCTGCCGGGGGAAGTGTCCGTTCTGAAACCGATGCCTGAACCGCTGCGCCCGACGTGGCCGGAGTTCGGTGAAATCTCTGTCGAAGGCCTGAAAGTGCGCTATGCAAGTCATCTGCCGTTGGTTTTGAAAGGAATCACTTTCAAAGTTGAGGCGGGAAGTCGCGTGGGCATTATCGGACGGACAGGTTCTGGTAAAAGCACGTTCTTCCAGTCACTGTTCCGCTTTATTGAGGCGGAAGAGGGCAGCATCAGCATTGACGGTGTGAACACCGCCAGTGTGCCTCTGGAAAAACTGCGTCGCAGTCTTGCGATCATTCCGCAGGATCCGACTCTGTTTATGGGGACGATTCGCAATAATCTGGATCGTTACAACGAGTATTCAGATGACGAGGTGATGGGCGCACTGACACATGCTTCCATGTGGGACTATGTGCAAAGTCTGCCGCAAGGCATGAACTCGGCCGTGGCCGAAGGTGGTTTGAACTTAAGTCAGGGACAGCGTCAGTTGCTGTGTCTGGCAAGGGCTCTGCTGACCAAGGCGCGGGTGATCGTGATGGATGAAGCCACCGCCAGCGTGGATGTGCAGACGGATGCTCTTTTACAGAAAGTCATTCGCACCTCCTTTGCCGGGGTGACGATGTTGATCATCGCCCACCGTCTGGGAACGATCGCCGACTGTGATCAGATCGTGGAAATTTCAGCAGGCGAGGTGAAATCCATTCGTCGGCCGACAGAATTTTCAAAGGAAGAGATCGAAGAAAGTCTGGTGTAA
- a CDS encoding Gfo/Idh/MocA family protein, which translates to MAVKQIDKIRYAVVGLGHIAQNAVLPGFTQSKANSELVALVSGDEVKLQKLSKEYNVDYTFDYSDYRKMLYSGLIDAVYISLPNDMHARFAVEAMQAGVHVLCEKPLAMSVEDAKVMAQVSEKTGSRLMTAYRLHFQRANLKAIEIARSGQVGDVRFFNSVFSMRVKEGNVRTSRTKGGGPLYDIGIYCINAVRGFFGELPEEVFAFAHQGFDQRSTEVDEMLSVVMKFSGGRMATFICSFSGHHQAAFDVVGTTGCLRLENAYEYFDDMTLHFSRVNAAPRKYKFKKSDQFGPEIVYFSDCLINKKHPEPNATEGVLDLMVIEAIMKSVKLRKPVTLTALSKTLHPTLRQALRRPAVEKPFTIHVEAPSMD; encoded by the coding sequence GTGGCCGTAAAACAAATTGATAAAATTCGTTATGCTGTTGTCGGGCTTGGGCATATTGCCCAGAACGCGGTCCTGCCGGGATTTACCCAGTCCAAGGCCAACTCGGAACTGGTGGCGCTGGTGTCCGGGGACGAAGTCAAGCTTCAGAAACTTTCCAAAGAATATAATGTGGACTACACCTTCGATTATTCCGATTACCGCAAGATGCTTTATTCGGGGCTGATTGATGCCGTTTATATTTCTCTTCCCAACGACATGCATGCGCGCTTTGCGGTGGAAGCGATGCAGGCCGGAGTTCACGTCCTGTGTGAAAAACCTTTGGCCATGTCGGTTGAAGACGCCAAGGTCATGGCTCAAGTCAGTGAAAAAACCGGCAGTCGCCTGATGACGGCCTACCGCCTGCACTTTCAGCGCGCCAATTTAAAAGCCATCGAAATTGCCAGGTCAGGCCAGGTGGGTGACGTGAGATTCTTTAATTCCGTCTTCAGCATGCGGGTGAAAGAAGGGAATGTGCGCACCAGTCGCACCAAAGGCGGAGGTCCGCTTTATGATATCGGCATCTATTGCATCAACGCGGTTAGAGGCTTTTTTGGTGAATTGCCGGAAGAGGTTTTTGCCTTTGCCCATCAGGGATTTGATCAGCGTTCCACAGAGGTGGATGAAATGCTTTCGGTGGTGATGAAGTTTTCCGGCGGGCGTATGGCGACCTTTATCTGCAGTTTCAGCGGTCACCATCAGGCGGCTTTTGATGTGGTGGGAACCACCGGGTGTCTGCGCCTGGAAAATGCCTATGAATATTTTGATGACATGACCCTGCATTTCAGTCGGGTGAATGCGGCGCCTCGCAAGTACAAGTTTAAAAAAAGTGATCAGTTCGGGCCGGAGATCGTGTATTTCTCGGACTGCCTTATCAATAAAAAACACCCCGAGCCGAACGCCACAGAAGGGGTGCTGGACTTGATGGTGATTGAAGCCATCATGAAGTCAGTGAAATTGCGAAAGCCGGTAACCTTGACGGCACTTAGCAAGACTTTGCATCCCACTTTGCGACAGGCACTTCGCCGTCCGGCGGTTGAAAAACCTTTCACGATTCATGTGGAAGCCCCGTCGATGGACTAG